A DNA window from Impatiens glandulifera chromosome 7, dImpGla2.1, whole genome shotgun sequence contains the following coding sequences:
- the LOC124946276 gene encoding keratin, type I cytoskeletal 10-like has translation MRTIFIPSTRHTPNLKRTSLDDKALIDCERENVVELHNEVMDGISLLRNQMVEIQGNMSRANAERLEQVDSFAKKIQAEEDANVAAEKEKNLITQGVDNSGRRGGGVSTGTRSKRKPTGNDNDRPIKRGGGRIGDHSGRSSEGDRGGRSSGCDRGGRSGGSDRGGRSLPPIETF, from the coding sequence ATGCGTACGATATTCATACCCTCAACAAGACAtacaccaaatttgaaaagaacttcttTAGACGACAAAGCGTTGATCGACTGTGAAAGGGAAAATGTCGTTGAACTCCATAATGAAGTTATGGATGGAATTAGCTTGCTTCGAAATCAAATGGTGGAAATTCAAGGCAATATGAGCAGAGCTAATGCTGAGCGGTTAGAACAGGTTGATTCCTTTGCAAAGAAGATTCAGGCTGAAGAAGATGCTAATGTTGCTGCcgagaaagagaagaatctcATTACTCAAGGCGTTGACAATAGCGGCAGGAGAGGTGGTGGTGTTTCAACAGGCACCAGATCAAAGCGAAAGCCAACCGGTAATGATAACGATAGGCCAAtcaaaagaggcggaggtcgcaTCGGTGATCATAGTGGTAGAAGTAGTGAaggtgatcgtggtggtagaaGCAGTGGATgtgatcgtggtggtagaaGTGGTGGAAGTGATCGTGGTGGTCGTTCTCTCCCTCCTATCGAAACCTTCTGA